The DNA segment actcccaggtacctatttactgctaggtaacaggggcattcagggtgaaagaaactttgcccatttgtttctgcctggtgcgggaatcgaacccgcgcaacagaattacgagtcctgcgcgctatccaccaggccccacacaggctgtgtgtgcgcgtgtatgtGCGCGCGTGTGAACACAAGCCATATTACTCCACTATGTGGAGGTAAATATGTCACACACATAATTAAAACAATTCATTCACCGAACTGGATGATAGACGATAACTTTTTCATCCCCGACGATTACCAAATATTTGTGTGACAACAGCATACGTCTCGTAGAGCATCCCGAGAATGGTTCTCTCTCATTCCTTGTTATATACCATTGGaatggtaataataataaaaaaaatatatcaaattcattaaaaaaaatggAACACCCGGTTAGAAATCCATTCATTCATTTTACGTCTGGCAACTGAGTTGTACTGCCAGACATGGGATTGAAGGTGTTGTACGGCTGTCCTTGGTCAGACAGGCAGAGCCATATTCAAGAACTCGTAGATACATTCCTCACAATGGGGGTAATATGACACAATATATTTGCTGCTGTTTGTTCTGTAATTTATGTCGAATATTAAACAGGCTTTGGTATAATATTACTTAATGTAAGTTCGGGGTGTGTGAACTTTTAACATTGCTGTAAACCAACACGGAATACTTGTAAATCTGGACCAAATACTTGTAAATCTGGACGAAGTACTTGTAAATCTGGACCAAATACTTGTAAATCATGACCAAATACTTGTAAATCTGAACGAAGTACTTGTAAATCATGACCAAATACTTGTAAATCTGGTCAAAATACGACAAAATATAGACGACTCCATAAGATGAGACCAACGCATCAAACCGGAAGAACATCAGCAATAAACAACATTGAGACTCAGCCTTGTTCTGCCCAGATGATAATTAATTCTTGTGCTATATATACCCCAGGCAGGAGAGGGGGTCTGTCTCTCTACACACACTCACGCcccacactcacgcccacactcACGCCCCACACTCACGCCCCACACTCacgccccacactcacacacatatgcggcctcagcatggagcccgtaccttgtcaagcacaagacgaagctggaaaaagttcagaggtatgccactaggatagtcccagaactaagaggcatgagttaccagGATAGGCTGAGTGAAAtgcatctcacgtcgctggaaaacagaagagctcggggagacatgatcactacctacaaaatgctCAGAGGAactaacagggtagataaagataaattaactgtttagcatgggtggtatgcgaacaaggggacacaggtggaacctgagtacccaaatgagccacaaggacgttagaaggaactttttcagtgtcagagtagttaacaggtggaatgcattaggcagtaatgtggtggaggctgactccatacacagtttataatgtagatatgatagagcccagtaggctcaggaacctgtacaccagttgattgacagttgagaggcgggaccaaagagccagagctcaacccccgcaagcacaactaggtgagtacacacacacacactgtctctctctctcattccgaaTATTTTTCTTGCTATCATTGTCTTCCTGTTTGTCTTTCCTTTTATCTCTTAGGTATTTATTTATAATTGTCCATATTTTTATcttttctcactctttctctttTACCCTCGCTCTCTTCCCCAttatccccctctccctcccctccacaaTCTACCAGCTTCGCCTCATTATCTGCCTCGCTCACTCCCCATTCTATCAGTCTTCCACTTCCCCCTCCACCTTTTTCTTTCCCACTCTCTccgtgtcactctctctctcacccccggcCTCCCTCCCCGCCATCTTGGGTCAGCCAGCAGGCCGGGTGGCGGCGACGGCCTTACTGCCACGGCAAAAACTCTTGATTTAAACTCCTGTATCAGACTTCCTGGCTGTTTGCGGGACCCTGACTAAGGTCGGTAATATGTatactctgtgtgtctctctgtgtgcctgtctctctctctcccctctacgTATAGGCATGCATATATGAAGTTAATGTATGAAGCCAGAGAGAGTGTACAGGTAGGGGTGACTCGCTTAATATTCTTACATGTTCCGGCTGTCAAtagtgtgctccaagtttgtcccTCCTCAACTCTGTAATCTTCTGGCTTTACCACTATTTCTCGCTATGTTTCGCTGTCTTCACATAGGCCTACCATCCCGGTCTATCTTTACGTAGGTCTGTCATCACGGTCTATCTGTACGCAGGTCTATCATCGCGACTTCCCAATATAATTCTTTGATGATGGTTGACTATTGAAACACAGGGTTGAATAATTGGAAATaatgttgttgatttatggaacaaattgctgggtaacataacagacgtggggtcgctggagtgtttcaagcgtaggttagacatgcacATGAATGACTTTGTgtcgatataaataggagctgcccagcacgagccaataggagctgcctagcacgagccaataggagctgcccagCACGAGCCAATTGGAGCTGCCTAGCACGAGCCAATAGGAGTTGAAGGCTCTCATGTTGTGACCAGTCCGGTCAGGACGGGTCCACACTACACATTactcaccccatactcatcctgtgagtggtaatgcaAAAAgcatttgtgccctctgtaatgctttttgcgctcccgctcacaggatgagtatggggtgcacaataaactagccgcttccGGTGGCCACATTCAAAATACACATCATTCTCCTCAAACACTTCCCCACCTTGTCCACAATTATGATGAGTGATGGTGGGGGACGGAGGTGATTGGGCCGTCTCAACGCCTGTTTAAGGTTAATGTAGATGAATGCTAGTTAGATATGCAACCAAGAAGTCCATCAAGCAGATCGTCGAGGACGCCGATGATAGTGTCGAGCAGTGTTGGGCGCCTTGCTTACTTGTGTTGACTCAGCATCAACCAGAACAAGGCAATCTTTGTACGCTGGTCCAAGGTGGCCTACCACCAGGctctggtggatatgtgggcctgcgggccgctgcaaccaacagcctggtggaccaaactctcacaaaccaagtctggcgtgataccgggattgggggagtagaagaactcccagaaccccatcaagcaagtatCAACCAGGCCGAGGACCCATACACTGAGAGCAGATGAGGGCCAACTCTCCCccaacatgtatgtatgagtgtcatGAGTGTATGCCCAACACGCATACACTCATGACAGCTATGTGGCctcctacatatatatattacttgtgTTTTGTTATAATAAAGAAGAAAAGGGCACTGGTGTTTAGTACTGCCTTCCGTGCCAGAGAGAAACAAGCTACAAGGACAACATTACCAGGTGGTTGACAGTCCAGGAGAGCGGGACATACTCAAGATGAGAGCCAACATATACTTTATATAAGGCTTCGCAATGTCTGCTGTAAGAATATATGAGATGCGCCGGACGGCTGtcagtttcctggctgccttgtGGGCTAAGTTAAGCATGTGGCTTTTCATGGTCACTGAAGAGTCAAACTTTATCCCCCAATatgttgactgactgactgactgactgactgactgactgactgactcactcactctcactctctcacacacacacacacacacacacacacacacacacacacacacacacacacacacactcacactcacactcacactcacactcacactcactctctctctctctctctctctctctctctctctctctctctctctctctctctctctccctgaagGTGCTCGCTCATAGTCACCTCCAGTCATCTCGGAGTTTTTAATTAAATTCTGAAATCTGATCTGAATCAAAGTGGTGGTCATATGACCTTTAACCCTGTGACCTGGCGATTAACCCCCTAAGCTTGACTTTGACCCCATAAATTTAACTTTCGACCCAGTGAACTTGACCTTTGACCCTACAAGCCATACTTGTGTTCCATAGGTTGTCATTTGACCTCGTGAGTTGGACTTTTGATAATGTAAGTTTTGTGTTTCTTGTAAGATTCACATTTACCTCACAAGCTTAACTTACGTCCTCTTAGAACAACCCCCATATCCCCTCACACtctagcccccccccacccctcactgacACACTAGCCCCCCTCaccccctaacaccccccccccttcaggggGGCGGAGGAAGTGTCAGGGGGAATATTTAGGGCACAACAACAGTGGCTGACAATGCAATCTGTCAGGTGATTGGTCGTGTGAGGATGTCACGGATATATTAAACGGCCATTGGTGAGTTTTTCTGGCCAGCGGAACAGcgaactcctcctccttcccccccacccccctgccactCCCACGCcccctgaccctcccccccccccctgacccgtGGGGATGACCCACAGCCCCAGTTCTGAGATGGAGGTCTAGGGCAGGCGAGGACATGTGTGTAGCTccggtgacaggtgtggaggacatgAGCCGGGGCGGCCCTCTTGCTCTCCTGGACACTTGCTACCATTCTTAACGTGATTGTTTATGTTGGGTAAACAATGTGAGTCTCGGGTCTTGTGTGTGGCGGCTCCAGGCGGGGCTACCAGCTGGGGGCCACCAGCCGGGGGCCACCAGCTGGGGGCCACCAGCCGGGGGCCACCAGCTGGGGCCACCAGCCGGGGGCCACCAGCTGGGGCCACCAGCCGGGGGCCACCAGCTGGGACCACCAGCTGGGGGCCACCAGCCGGGGGCCACCAGCCGGGGGCCACCAGCCGGGGGCCACCAGCCGGGGGCCACCAGCTGGGGCCACCAGCCGGGGGCCACCAGCTGGGACCACCAGCTGGGGGCCACCAGCCGGGGGCCACCAGCCGGGGGCCACCAGCCGGGGGCCACCAGCTGGGGGCCACCAGCTGGGGCCACCAGCCGGGGGCCACCAGCTGGGGCCACCAGCCGGGGGCCACCAGCTGGGACCACCAGCTGGGGGCCACCAGCCGGGGGCCACCAGCCGGGGGCCACCAGCCGGGGGCCACCAGCCGGGGGCCACCAGCTGGGGCCACCAGCCGGGGGCCACCAGCTGGGACCACCAGCTGGGGGCCACCAGCCGGGGGCCACCAGCCGGGGGCCACCAGCCGGGGGCCACCAGCTGGGGGCCACCAGCCGGGGGCCACCAGCCGGGGGCCACCAGCCGGGGGCCACCAGCTGGGGCCACCAGCCGGGGGCCACCAGCTGGGACCACCAGCTGGGGGCCACCAGCCGGGGGCCACCAGCCGGGGGCCACCAGCTGGGGGCCACCAGCCGGGGGCCACCAGCCGGGGGCCACCAGCTGGGGGCCACCAGCCGGGGGCCACCAGCTGGGGGCCACCAGCCGGGGGCCACCAGCCGGGGGCCACCAGCCGGGGGCCACCAGCTGGGGGCCACCAGCCGGGGGCCACCAGCCGGGGGCCACCAGCCGGGGGCCACCAGCCGGGGGCCACCAGCCGGGGGCCACCAGCTGGGGGCCACCAGCCGGGGGCCACCAGCCGGGGGCCACCAGCTGGGGGCCACCAGCCGGGGGCCACCAGCCGGGGGCCACCAGCCGGGGGCCACCAGCTGGGGGCCACCAGCCGGGGGCCACCAGCCGGGGGCCACCAGCCGGGGGCCACCAGCTGGGGGCCACCAGCCGGGAGCCACCAGCTGGGGGCCACCAGCTGGGGCCACCAGCTGGGGCCACCACACTGCTAGGTGTAAGGAGACAGTCCGCCCTTCCCAGTTGTAACAACGGACAGAAAATGTTGTATTCCAACACCTGAAGATAACCTCTGGAGCGAGCACCACACATAACGTGACTGTGAGCCGCTGGGATTTATAGTGCATTATATTTTGTCCGGTGGGGAGTTTTATGTCAAAATGCAAGGTGTTACTGGAGAGGACAGGCTGAGTGGGGAGTGTGGCGAGGGCAGTGTTGGGGAGAGCAGGATGAGGGCAAAGATGAGGGGTAAGGTGAGGACTAGTGAGGCAGGAGACCCTTGGCTACCTCCTGGACATGTCTGGTGAAGTGTGAGGCAGCGTCAGTGAGGCGAGCACCCTTCCTCACCCATCATATGTGCACTCTCACAAAGtgcactctcaccagcacctgagGCAGGTGCAGGGAGCACTCTTGAGGAAGGGTCCTCTCGGCCACCAACCATTACCACACACCGCAGCCACACGCCTTCAGTCCTTACAATTGACTGGATTATGTCACGGGTGAGAGCGGAGTGGGGTCTTACCATAAGCATAATGACCTATCCAGGTGACCTGGTCTAGTCCTTGAGGGTCAGCCTCCAGGAGTGTCTAGACCACTGAAGGCTCTACACCGAGTAGTTAGTCTCTACTGGACTCTGGTCCTCCAAGCTGTTTACCACTTTAAATAAACATGTATTAACATACATAAAACATATAGGTAATGACGTTACTTAATATAAGTGTCAAGGCAAAGCTGAGTTGCATCACATCATGCTGGGGGGAAAGTTTGGCTCAACATCATAGGTTTTAAAATGGCAGAATTTACAGTTACTAGCGCTTGCTGGGTCGTGCCCGCTGCCCCCGGTGGTGGGAGACCACGGGGGCCTCTCCCACACTGGTGGGAGACCATGGGGGCCTCTCCCACACTGGTGGGAGACCACGGGGGCCTCTCCCACACTGGTGGGAGACCACGGGGGCCTCTCCCACACTGGTGGGAGACCACGGGGGCCTCTCCCACACTGGTGGCCACACGTCAACGTGTCACCCAACATACACCTTCACCTCGTGGCTGCGTCCCTCTAGTTATACACAAGTCCGCCTCAACACTTACCAAGCGTCTCACTAAAACATTACCTCTAGGAaaacttttgtatatatttatttatatatacaagagttcttgcatTCTTGACCAGCCAcgagcacgcgtagcgtttcgggcaggtccttaatcctaatgttccctggaatacgacccgacgaatcgtttaacaacaggtacccagtttactgttgggtaaacagaggctacagtcaaTGATTGGCGCCGATTCAATCCTCCCTGACCAAAATATGAACCCGGACCAAAGAGCTggcgaagcgccgggcgagtgctttaccactgcgccacgggggctGCTAACCCCCAGGACGTGGATCCTGGGGGGTCATTTTTCTGGGTAATGATGCGGAAATGTAAATGGATTGAACCAGGATTCATGAAGTAATGACACAACCTCTTATGCAACATTTACATCTCTCCCAGTCATAGCGGCTCTCTCTTCATTAAATAAAGAGTTGATCAGCTCCGAGGCACTACAAcattgtttaataataataataacaacaacaatcaaGGGTTGCTAAGTTACCAACCTCGAATTTTTTTTTGAAAAGTAACAAAGCCGTCATGaccaaggaaagatgtacaggtttcggaaGTGGTTGGGTAAAATACATGATAAATGGTGGGACAGTTGAGGGAGacggtcctccccccccccccagggggtcCTGAGGCGCTGgttcacacaccacaacaaccacccccgcccccccctcgtAGACAATAGTGGACAAGAATCTCAACCAATTTTTGGCACTTCTCAcacttagttcatttattatgcaccccatacccaggcGGTAGTGGAGGGGGTCACGGAGGCACTTAATGCGCCACAATAAAGGTGCTGAAACAGGGACTCCAAGACACGAGGTTTGGCCCCGTTGATGACACTTAACAAGTTACAAGTGAGAGAGTGAGGCCAGAAGACGACCAACAGGTGCACGAGGAGAGGTGAGGTGTGAGGAGAACAAGTCCATCATGAACAAGGACCTAAAGGCAACTTGTTACGTGAAAGGAGAAACTAAACAAAGTAAGGAGAGAAGGGGCTGAGAATatgatcaccaccacacactcggcCCCACAACCCTCACCACGACttcctaccaccacaaccactctcgtaccaccaccaacactaccacacccacacttcaaccccaacaccacaactgtcATCACCACTAATGCCATCATCCCCAaacctaccaccagcaccaccaccaccacccccaatgccaccatcaccaccccccaataccaccatcaccaccccccaataccaccagcaccaccacccccaataccaccagcaccaccaccaccaccacccccaataccaccatcaccaccccccaataccaccagcaccaccacccccaataccaccagcaccaccaccaccacccccaataccaccatcaccaccccccaataccaccagcaccaccacccccaataccaccatcaccaccccccaataccaccagcaccaccacccccaataccaccagcaccaccaccaccaccacccccaataccaccatcaccaccccccaataccaccagcaccaccacccccaataccaccagcaccaccaccaccacccccaataccaccatcaccaccccccaataccaccagcaccaccaccaccacccccaatgccaccatcaccaccccccaatgccaccaccaccaccgccaccttcCTTTTGGGCTTTGCAGATAAGACGAGGATCATTTCCATAAAATAACTCTCAGTCTCACTGACAAAGAGCCTTGCATAATCACCTACGTCAAGCGTCTCCTGAGAGTGTGACCACGAGTGGGGGGGAGctgccccctcctcccccccacgagtggggctgccccccccccccccccacttacacCACAAACCCTGTGTCTGTAAAGTCTGTGTTCATCCGTCATAGACAACACAGCTCATGACCTGACACTTTGGGTCTTTCAACTCCTTCAATCTCGTGCTTGAATGGCCACCATGTTCATCAACCACCGTGTTCATCAACCAGCATGTTCATCAACCACCGTGTTCATCAACCACCATGTTCATCAACCACCATGTTCATCAACCAGCATGTTCATCAACCACCGTGTTCATCAACCAGCATGTTCATCAACCACGATGTTCATCAACCACCATGATCATCAACCACCATGTTCATCAACCACCATGTTCATCAACCACCATGTTCATCAACCACCGTGTTCTACAGGAGAATACTTACAATGCACAGTTTAAAGCAGCGAGTGTTGCAAATGTTGCTGTCACTTCCTTCAACCATcttcagctcccccccccccagtgtgtgaTCCCTGGTGCAagcggccaccacacacacacggggtctggtggttgagtggacagcgtgcaggactcgtaattctgtggcctgggttcgattcccgaaccaggtagaaacaaatgggcaaagtttctgtcacccctgaatgcccctgttacctaacagtaaataggtacctgggagttagacagctgttacggagctgcttcctggtgtgtgtgttgggggggggaattagtagttattaacagttgattgacagttgagaggagcaaagctcaaccccctcaagcacaaataggtgaatacacacacacacacacacacacacacacacacacacacacacacacacacaacaacactgaacaTCCCACCAAACAAAACATTCGAGCATAATTACAGTGTCAAAATATTGTAACAGGCTACAGAATACTGAACTACCATTAATATTGGGGTTAGACTGTGTCTACTGTGTGTCACTGTATGTTCACGgtgaccccatcaaccaggtgaccCCATCTCCCCAGGTGACCCCATCTCCCCAGGTGAACCCATCACCCAGgtgaccccatcaaccaggtgaccccatcaaccaggtgaccCCATCTCCCCAGGTGACCCCATCTCCCCAGGTGAGCCCATCACCCAGGTGAGCCCATCACCCAGGTGAGCCCATCACCCAGGTGAGCCCATCCACCAGGTGAGCCCATCACCCAGGTGAGCCCATCCACCAGGTGAGCCCATCCACCAGGTGAGCCCATCCACCAGGTGAGCCCATCACCCAGGTAGCTCCCATGTTAAATACACCCCTGTCTGCAGACAGCTTCACACACCTTTACCAGTGATACATGTACTCCCACACTTCtcgcaactatatatatatatatgtcatccaTGTACATACATCCACCACGCACCTGCCACCAACAACCGCCACCTGCAATTAATCTTTAAGCAATTTATCCTTATTTAGCGCAGTAAGAAGCCAAGGAAGCATATCTAGACAAGACGGATTATTTCTCAGATGCTTATATACTTTACTACATCCTCCGTGGTGAGCTGAGATATGCTCCCGCTTCCTTCTCTTAACTCTACAGCACACACGGCGGTAGCTAAACATTGTAGCTATATCAGCTTAAACATTGTAGCTATATCAGCTTAAACATTGTAGCTATATCAGCTTAAACATTGTAGCTATATCAGCTTAAACATTGTAGCTATATCAGCTTAAACATTGTAGCAACATCAGCTTAAACATTGTAGCTACATCAGCTTAAACATTGTAGCTACATCAGCTTAAACATTGTAGCTATATCAGCTTAAACATTGTAGCTACATCAGCTTAAACATTGTAGCTACATCAGCTTAAACATTGTAGCTACACCAGCTTAAACATTGTAGCTACATCAGCTTAAACATTGTAGCTACACCAGCTTAAACATTGTAGCTACACCAGCTTAAACATTGTAACTACATCAGCTTAAACATTGTAGCTACATCAGCTTAAACATTGTAGCTACACCAGCTTAAACATTGTAGCTAAGTTAAACGTCGAAGCTGCATTTATCTTCAGATAAGAAAAGTGTTAATTTTCGTAATATTATTTGATGATAAGTGTTGCATCCACTTGTCAAGCACTTTGTTGTATGAGGAGAGAATGTTGTGTGGGGGGAAACTTGGCAGGTGCAACTGGCATGATTTATGTACAAGGACTTACAGGCTGTTGTGAGCTGTGGAGGAGGACTGGTGGCACTCTCACTCCAGCAGCGGCTGTGCTCGTCTGCCTTCTCGACTCTATACTCttcttgctgctgttactgctgctgctgctcatctTACTGTTGTTACAGCTGTTCATCATCTTTTGTTACAGCTGTTCATCATCTTTTGTTACAGCTGTTCATCATCTTTTGTCACAGCTGTTCATCATCTTACTGTTGTTACAGCTGTTCATCATCTTACTGTTGTTACAGCTGTTCATCATCTTACTGTTGTTACAGCTGTTCATCATCTTTTGTTACAGCTGTTCATCATCTTTTGTTACAGCTGTTCATCATCTTTTGTTACAGCTGTTCATCATCTTTTGTTACAGCTGTTCATCATCTTACTGTTGTTACAGCTGTTCATCATCTTACTGTTGTTACAGCTGTTCATCATCTTTTGTTACAGCTGTTCATCATCTTACTGTTGTTACAGCTGTTCATCATCTTACTGTTGTTACAGCTGCTCATCATCTTACTGTTGTTACAGCTGTTCATCATCTTACTGTTGTTACAGCTGTTCATCATCTTACTGTTGTTACAGCTGTTCATCATCTTACTGTTGTTACAGCTGCTCATCATCTTACTGTTGTTACAGCTGTTCATCATCTTACTGTTGTTACAGCTGTTCATCAACTTACTGTTGTTACAGCTGTTCATCATCTTACTGTTGTTACAGCTGTTCATCATCTTACTGTTGTTACAGCTGCTCATCATCTTACTGTTGTTACAGCTGTTCATCAACTTACTGTTGTTACAGCTGTTCATCATCTTACTGTTGTTACAGCTGTTCATCATCTTACTGTTGTTACAGCTGCTCATCATCTTACTCTTGTCACAGTTAATATCCTTTATTTACAAATCATTCTctggccttggttatcctttacaTGTCATCAACTgaccctactctcaagctaaactaaATTTCTCTCCTcccaaacctgcttccaacaccagtaccactgtactatgccttcccttcatatctgaactgaaAATTCTCACTAATACCtatgtcctcttgacataaagttcACCTttcaacaaactaacacacttcgtagtaacctagttcacactgctcctcctgcttctaatgctgctggcgtctactctatttcctgttcgtcttgtcctctccaatactttggcgaagctggccgtacacttaatggtagacttaaggaacactaaagaagtgttaagtctaagACACAAACAAtggtctcttctgtcatgttagggagtcTGGTCATCTTATTGATTGGTCTACTAAAATAATCTTTGCTGCCtcaactctacacagacgccgtcgtgTTGAcggggctctgatacacaaccttcccaacatgaacctgagtcctggctttgttgctcttGAGTCTTCcccttcacagtatatactcttaATGTTCCAACCttcctaacaaacgtgacctgactTAAGCCTACTCTCTATTCTTTTTCTTAACCTTTTCTTATTCTTACCTCATTCCATTCTTACACTCATATCATTTGTAcctttcatcctattcttacctttcaCCTTACTCTGACCTTATAGAAATTACCTTCTTCTCACCTCACTCTCTTTCCTTATTGACTTGTTCCTTCCTATCTTC comes from the Procambarus clarkii isolate CNS0578487 chromosome 25, FALCON_Pclarkii_2.0, whole genome shotgun sequence genome and includes:
- the LOC138368330 gene encoding proline-rich protein HaeIII subfamily 1-like; this translates as MCGARSRGYLQVLEYNIFCPLLQLGRADCLLTPSSVVAPAGGPSWWPPAGGSRLVAPSWWPPAGGPRLVAPGWWPPAGGPRLVAPGWWPPAGGPQLVAPGWWPPAGGPQLVAPGWWPPAGGPRLVAPGWWPPAGGPQLVAPGWWPPAGGPRLVAPSWWPPAGGPQLVAPGWWPPAGGPQLVAPGWWPPAGGPQLVVPAGGPRLVAPAGGPRLVAPGWWPPAGGPQLVAPGWWPPAGGPRLVAPSWWSQLVAPGWWPQLVAPGWWPPAGGPRLVAPGWWPPAGGPSWWPPAGGPSWWPPAGGPSWWPPAGGPRLVAPGWWPPAGGPQLVVPAGGPRLVAPAGGPRLVAPGWWPPAGGPRLVAPSWWSQLVAPGWWPQLVAPGWWPQLVAPGWWPPAGGPRLVAPSW